From the Rhinatrema bivittatum chromosome 3, aRhiBiv1.1, whole genome shotgun sequence genome, one window contains:
- the SDC1 gene encoding syndecan-1 has translation MAKVAVLGAFVLCFALVFSNDIANQPPEDQDGSGDDEDSFSGSGFGVLRQDTVTVSQPEEREPVLTSVSPLASTSDQPAIEKTQSTSEMETTSTAKDLEVDEVLAGSEEIQKSNSTAEESEMKPSSVVTIQTSTTQPTSQASSTTSTDSNVKDVVHHSDSHASTEGTDAPESTSENPSDGDVLSEKGFLPFGNIHTSTAMVDSDGTSPTNITAVENVPVFPEGRDEGSGDVVEEFFFAVTEKENSRNLNERKIHEDSKTSETDGTTDASKGIMDRKEVLGGVIAGGVVGLLFAVFLVGFMLYRMKKKDEGSYSLEEPKHSNGGYQKPQKQEEFYA, from the exons aacgaTATTGCAAACCAACCCCCTGAAGATCAAGACGGATCTGGCGATGATGAAGACTCTTTCTCAGGCTCTGGCTTCG GTGTTTTGCGACAGGATACGGTTACAGTCAGTCAACCAGAAGAAAGAGAGCCCGTGCTAACATCAGTTTCACCATTGGCGTCCACATCAGACCAGCCTGCTATCGAGAAAACTCAAAGTACCAGTGAAATGGAGACCACATCCACTGCCAAAGATTTGGAAGTGGATGAAGTGTTGGCTGGCTCCGAGGAGATACAGAAATCTAACTCCACTGCTGAGGAATCTGAGATGAAACCTAGCAGTGTTGTAACAATACAAACGAGCACAACTCAACCCACTTCCCAAGCTAGTTCAACCACTTCCACGGATAGTAATGTAAAAGATGTGGTGCACCATTCTGATTCACATGCGTCCACGGAAGGCACGGATGCCCCAGAATCCACAAGTGAGAACCCCTCTGACGGTGATGTGCTTTCTGAGAAAGGGTTTCTCCCATTTGGAAATATACATACTAGCACTGCCATGGTTGATTCAGATGGCACCTCCCCTACCAACATCACTGCAGTTGAGAATGTGCCAGTGTTTCCTGAAGGGAGAGATGAAGGATCTGGAGATGTG GTGGAGGAGTTCTTCTTTGCTGTAACTGAAAAGGAAAATTCAAGAAACCTTAATGAACGGAAAATTCATGAGGACTCCAAGACATCTGAAACTGATggaaccacagatgcatccaaagGAATAATGGATAGGAAGGAAGTTTTAGGAG GTGTCATTGCAGGCGGAGTAGTAGGCCTGCTATTCGCTGTGTTCCTGGTTGGCTTTATGTTGTACagaatgaagaagaaagatgaagGAAGCTATTCCTTGGAAGAACCAAAGCATTCAAATGGAGGATACCAGAAACCACAGAAACAGGAAGAGTTCTATGCATAA